Below is a genomic region from Henckelia pumila isolate YLH828 chromosome 3, ASM3356847v2, whole genome shotgun sequence.
TAAATAGGTTTAGCATCTCcaatgttttttcaaaaatagcaTACTTACCCTTTTTACTTGAGATTGTTGGAACACGCACATACAATGCAACTGAAAATCAATATATTGTACTATTCTATTATGAAAACACAAAATTACCCCTTATCTCGTCTCTTAAATTGTTACTGGAATTCAACTTACATTTTATACATATTCATCATAAAATTCTCCTAAATTGGTCATCTGATATTTGTTATAATATTATTcgtcattatttttttaataatcattctggtgaaaaaaaattaagaattgACAATATTTACTAGTTGGAGAATTAAATACAAGTAACAATATTTACTCTAATACTCCCAAAAGCATTTTCTTATAGCCAATAACATAAAGTCAAAATTATGTTAATACAAGGCCAAATAGTTGGGAATGATGTTGGTCCATTCTAACAAAAGAAATCTCATAAATATCTTCATATTTCAAGATTTATACAAAATATTAGCAGTATCTCTAGTTGGTCGTGCTTCCAAATTCTGCATTCGCACTAGCAATAGTTGTGATTGCAAATGTGTTGCCGACACCACTAAAGCTTGTTGCATCCCTCGTACTTGCATTCAAATCCTGCAAACACAACATATTTGCTTTCAGAAAATTATGCAATTCTACTAATTGCtaaaatatttaatcttgaaAGATACCTTGTGTTTTTTCCTGGCTTGTTTAACTGGTCTAAAAGTACTACTTGCTTGTGTGGAAGGCATCCCATTATCATGTTCATTAGATTTATTGACATCAGCAGTTGCCTACAAAGAGAATCAAATTAGTAAGATTATACATACTTttattctaaaaataaaaacataactcaCTGACCTTGTACAACTTTGATTTTGGATTAATGGGTTTGCTACATGTAGCTTTGTTGTGACCAAATTCTAAACATCTAGAACATCTGTGATTTAGTCCCTTTTTAACAGAAACTCCTCTGCTTTCATCTGTACTTTTTCTTCTCTTTATCTTAGGTCTTCCTCGCTTCCTTTTAAATGGTGGTGGGTTTAATGGCTATGACTCTGACTTGCAGTAATCTATTTCCCCTGGAACTGCATGAATAAAGTGTGTGTATCCTTTCAAATATTCAACCTTTGTGTAGCAAATGTCCACAAAATCTTCAATCTTTTGTCTATTATGAGCTATTGCAGCACATGCATGACAACATGGGTACCTACACAGCTGAAACAAGCCACATGTGCATGTTTTACTCCTTAAATTAACAACATACTGCCTCACAACACCATAGGCAGTCGCATATTGAACTTGATATTCAAGATCTCCTGAGTAGATGGGAAAATAACTCCTAGATATGTCTTGACATTTCTCGATCTTCTTCAAGATATTGGGACAGATTTTACCCGGGTATTTTTCCATCCCAGCCTTCCTCTCTTGTGTTTTTCTCATCAATTTGGTTCTAATGCCCTCTAGCATTGAGATAATTGGCTTTTCTCTATCTTCCAAGATGAAACTGTTGAATGATTCAGATATGTTGTTCACTAATACATCAGATTTGCAATGAGTTGTGAAATGGCTTCTTGCCCAATGAACAGCTGGGACTTTTAGAAGCCACTCATGGGCTATTTCAAGGACAGAATCAACCTTTAATCCAGTCGGGCAATCTCATTCATCACTAAATTAAACTCATTTTTATTCACAATTGCTGCAGCTTTCCAGAATAGACCCTTTAGTTCAAcactactaaattttttttaaaattctgatACATATGTCTTAGGCAAAACCTATGCTCAGAATCGGGAACCAAATCTTTTGGTGCCTCTATTAAGCCTTTTTGTCTATCACTTATAAATGTCCACTTATTTTCCCCCAATCCTCCAATGTCCTCCAACAGTTCTCTAAGAAACCAAGTCCAAGTATCTCTATTCTCAATCTCAACAATTGCAATTGCTATTGGCACCATACCATCATTGCCATCTCTTCCAATTGCTGTAAGTAACTGACCCCATGTACAGTCTTAAGGAAGCAACCATCAAGACCTATAATTGGTCTACAACTAGTTAAAAAGTTCATTTTCAGACCAGACAAAGAGTAATATAGTTTTCCAAAAGTTGGTGCAACACAATCCTCTCTAGTCCTGATTATAATTCGGCTACCAGGATTGTACTTCAACACGGTTTCGCAATAATCCCTAAGGATCTCATACTGCACATTATCAACCCCTCTGATACTCTGTAGAGCATATTTCTTAGCTCTGACTGCTTTCCACTTGCTAACATTTACACCACATTCCCTCTTAATGTAATTAATCAATTGATTTGTCTTAACATTAGGATTTTCTCTCACAACTTGTTCAATTTTCTTTGCCAAATACTTGTAGTTTGCAAGCCAGTTAGTTGCTGCTTTAGAACATGTATGCCTACCTTTCAATGTTTTGATCTGAAAAGTTGGTCCACCCATTACTAATGAGGCATGAATCTTCCACTCACATTCTTCTTCTTTGCACACAGCTGTTATCCTACTTTTTTCCTTTTTATAAAACACCACTTCAATGCCCCCTTTAACACTGACATCAGACAGCACAAATTTAAATTCTCTTGCAGATTTGAATTTCATACCTACCATTAATTTGAAATTGGTCATGTCTTGTCCCTCTTTATAAACAGGATGCTTTGGAGCATCATCATCAGATCCATATACACTTAAAatctcatcatcatcatcaactgGGTCACTGCACCATCCATCATCAGTAATAACTTCTTTACTCTTATTCTTTTTCTTTCGATCGTCAAACACCCCTTCATCAATAGACTCTTCACTAACTAAATCTAAATTATCTTCATCAGATGAAATTGAATATCCAGATTCTTTGTAGGATTCATCGGCATCATCATCAAAGTCACTTAAAACACCAAACCCAAAGCTTTCTGGTTCATCACTTCTAAGCACATCAT
It encodes:
- the LOC140891383 gene encoding uncharacterized protein; translation: MDMLIDVDVWYGGRLELFPKLQYVGGDKYEVKNFNLDRLNFSTLYELYKLCGGIMLNVKFFFRLPGIVSERGLIEIKRDADLTVLYEHYKNEDNLTLWIEETIAIPLQVLDPEDNEVPVMEFREPMIRDKLVGDALVHDVLRSDEPESFGFGVLSDFDDDADESYKESGYSISSDEDNLDLVSEESIDEGVFDDRKKKNKSKEVITDDGWCSDPVDDDDEILSVYGSDDDAPKHPVYKEGQDMTNFKLMVGMKFKSAREFKFVLSDVSVKGGIEVVFYKKEKSRITAVCKEEECEWKIHASLVMGGPTFQIKTLKGRHTCSKAATNWLANYKYLAKKIEQVVRENPNVKTNQLINYIKRECGVNVSKWKAVRAKKYALQSIRGVDNVQYEILRDYCETVLKYNPGSRIIIRTREDCVAPTFGKLYYSLSGLKMNFLTSCRPIIGLDGCFLKTVHGVSYLQQLEEMAMMVWCQ